The DNA segment GATACACACCACCCATTCCATATATAGTTTTCTAgaccatcccactgggcacacactggttgaatcaacgttgtttccacgtcatttcattgttgaaccaacgtggaagaGACGTTGAATTTACGTCTTGTGCCATTGCTTCTTACCTGGTGGTCTGTGTTGAGAACCGTTAGTGGTGTCCGGTTAGAGACTGGGGACGGCGGGCACGTCCCCGTCAAGGTCCCCGTCTGTTGTTTCAGGAGGGAAGGGTGCGTCTCCAGCGCGAGCTGCAGGTCCAAGATGTAATCTATGACGTGCTGAAggatctccactttgctgacttTCTTATCCTGCGGTATGGTGGGTACGAGGCGCTTGAGGCGACTGTAACACTGGTTCATATCGTCCTGCAGACACAGCTGCTCTTCTTCCTGCAACCTCGACCGAGCGATGTTCAGGCTGTGATCCGAGAGGTAGTGTAAAGAAAgctcg comes from the Oncorhynchus tshawytscha isolate Ot180627B unplaced genomic scaffold, Otsh_v2.0 Un_contig_4748_pilon_pilon, whole genome shotgun sequence genome and includes:
- the LOC112240548 gene encoding DNA-binding protein inhibitor ID-4 produces the protein MKATTPVRPQKDTSSSSGNELSLHYLSDHSLNIARSRLQEEEQLCLQDDMNQCYSRLKRLVPTIPQDKKVSKVEILQHVIDYILDLQLALETHPSLLKQQTGTLTGTCPPSPVSNRTPLTVLNTDHQRMSTGKKDDSVFMSLRNGKW